In the Cannabis sativa cultivar Pink pepper isolate KNU-18-1 unplaced genomic scaffold, ASM2916894v1 Contig1, whole genome shotgun sequence genome, one interval contains:
- the LOC133032897 gene encoding BTB/POZ and MATH domain-containing protein 4-like isoform X1: MAGSTAGDKSPLLSPTSSRSVTETVNGSHKFVIQGYSLAKGMGVGKHIASDNFMVGGYQWAIYFYPDGKNPEDNSAYVSVFIALASEGTDVRALFELTLVDQSGKEKHKVHSHFDRSLESGPYTLKYRGSMWGYKRFFRRALLETSDFLKDDCLKINCTVGVVVSAVDCPRLHSIRVPESDIGTHFGMLLEKKEGSDISFVVAGEKFRGHKLVLAARSPIFRSKFFEGLEEDNTEVEITDLEPKVFKAMLHFIYRDSLTEDVQLETPSTSPTSLVSDSLTGKLLAAADKYGLDRLRLMCESHLCKDISVKSVAEILALADRCNASELKAVCLRFAAENLAAVMRTDGFEHLKEHCPTLQSELLKTIAGCDEECSSGGGKTRSVWAQLSDGGDTNGRRVRQRT, from the exons ATGGCTGGGTCCACAGCGGGGGACAAGAGTCCATTACTGTCGCCGACGAGCTCTCGGTCGGTGACGGAGACGGTGAACGGGTCGCACAAGTTTGTGATCCAGGGTTACTCGTTGGCTAAGGGTATGGGAGTCGGTAAACACATTGCTAGCGATAATTTCATGGTTGGGGGTTATCAGTGGGCTATTTACTTCTACCCAGATGGAAAAAATCCTGAGGACAATTCTGCCTACGTTTCGGTCTTCATCGCGCTCGCCAGCGAGGGTACCGATGTTAGAGCCCTGTTCGAGCTTACACTCGTCGATCAGAGCGGGAAGGAGAAGCATAAGGTTCATAGTCATTTCGATCGTTCTCTTGAAAGTGGCCCTTACACGTTGAAGTATCGGGGCAGTATGTG GGGATACAAGCGTTTCTTCAGACGAGCTTTACTTGAAACTTCAGACTTTTTGAAAGATGATTGCTTAAAAATCAATTGTACAGTTGGAGTTGTAGTTTCAGCGGTAGATTGTCCACGATTACACTCTATTCGGGTCCCAGAATCTGATATTGGTACACATTTTGGGATGCTATTGGAAAAGAAGGAAGGTTCAGATATTAGTTTTGTTGTGGCTGGTGAAAAGTTTCGTGGACATAAGTTGGTATTGGCTGCTCGGTCCCCTATATTTCGTTCTAAATTCTTTGAGGGGCTAGAGGAAGATAATACAGAGGTTGAAATCacagatttagaacctaaagtTTTCAAG GCCATGTTGCATTTTATATACAGAGATTCCCTAACAGAGGATGTGCAGCTTGAAACACCAAGTACGTCGCCTACATCCTTGGTATCTGACTCATTAACTGGAAAACTATTAGCTGCAGCTGATAAGTATGGTCTGGATAGGCTCAGACTAATGTGTGAGTCTCATCTCTGCAAGGATATATCTGTGAAATCTGTTGCTGAAATTCTAGCTTTGGCTGACCGGTGCAATGCCTCTGAACTAAAAGCTGTTTGTCTAAGATTTGCTGCCGAAAATCTTGCAG CTGTTATGCGAACAGACGGATTTGAGCACCTTAAAGAACATTGTCCAACTCTGCAGTCAGAACTTCTGAAGACAATTGCAGGATGTGATGAGGAATGCAGCAGTGGTGGAGGGAAGACCCGAAGTGTGTGGGCACAACTATCAGATGGGGGTGATACCAATGGTCGGCGGGTCAGACAAAGAACTTGA
- the LOC133032897 gene encoding BTB/POZ and MATH domain-containing protein 5-like isoform X2, which translates to MAGSTAGDKSPLLSPTSSRSVTETVNGSHKFVIQGYSLAKGMGVGKHIASDNFMVGGYQWAIYFYPDGKNPEDNSAYVSVFIALASEGTDVRALFELTLVDQSGKEKHKVHSHFDRSLESGPYTLKYRGSMWGYKRFFRRALLETSDFLKDDCLKINCTVGVVVSAVDCPRLHSIRVPESDIGTHFGMLLEKKEGSDISFVVAGEKFRGHKLVLAARSPIFRSKFFEGLEEDNTEVEITDLEPKVFKAMLHFIYRDSLTEDVQLETPSTSPTSLVSDSLTGKLLAAADKYGLDRLRLMCESHLCKDISVKSVAEILALADRCNASELKAVCLRFAAENLAGGGVDQGYLVNNFQEECSGR; encoded by the exons ATGGCTGGGTCCACAGCGGGGGACAAGAGTCCATTACTGTCGCCGACGAGCTCTCGGTCGGTGACGGAGACGGTGAACGGGTCGCACAAGTTTGTGATCCAGGGTTACTCGTTGGCTAAGGGTATGGGAGTCGGTAAACACATTGCTAGCGATAATTTCATGGTTGGGGGTTATCAGTGGGCTATTTACTTCTACCCAGATGGAAAAAATCCTGAGGACAATTCTGCCTACGTTTCGGTCTTCATCGCGCTCGCCAGCGAGGGTACCGATGTTAGAGCCCTGTTCGAGCTTACACTCGTCGATCAGAGCGGGAAGGAGAAGCATAAGGTTCATAGTCATTTCGATCGTTCTCTTGAAAGTGGCCCTTACACGTTGAAGTATCGGGGCAGTATGTG GGGATACAAGCGTTTCTTCAGACGAGCTTTACTTGAAACTTCAGACTTTTTGAAAGATGATTGCTTAAAAATCAATTGTACAGTTGGAGTTGTAGTTTCAGCGGTAGATTGTCCACGATTACACTCTATTCGGGTCCCAGAATCTGATATTGGTACACATTTTGGGATGCTATTGGAAAAGAAGGAAGGTTCAGATATTAGTTTTGTTGTGGCTGGTGAAAAGTTTCGTGGACATAAGTTGGTATTGGCTGCTCGGTCCCCTATATTTCGTTCTAAATTCTTTGAGGGGCTAGAGGAAGATAATACAGAGGTTGAAATCacagatttagaacctaaagtTTTCAAG GCCATGTTGCATTTTATATACAGAGATTCCCTAACAGAGGATGTGCAGCTTGAAACACCAAGTACGTCGCCTACATCCTTGGTATCTGACTCATTAACTGGAAAACTATTAGCTGCAGCTGATAAGTATGGTCTGGATAGGCTCAGACTAATGTGTGAGTCTCATCTCTGCAAGGATATATCTGTGAAATCTGTTGCTGAAATTCTAGCTTTGGCTGACCGGTGCAATGCCTCTGAACTAAAAGCTGTTTGTCTAAGATTTGCTGCCGAAAATCTTGCAG GTGGGGGAGTGGATCAAGGTTATTTGGTTAATAATTTCCAGGAGGAATGTTCCGGCAGATAG